The proteins below come from a single Triticum aestivum cultivar Chinese Spring chromosome 5D, IWGSC CS RefSeq v2.1, whole genome shotgun sequence genomic window:
- the LOC123123988 gene encoding putative disease resistance protein RGA3 isoform X1, whose product MSVIAAAVGKQVLDKLVGDLGGKLGGELGSYVLSEVTLQWRYKDDVFKLGEKMKDVEAVLGDADKRSRRGGREDGRVYERWLTKFKRVAYDVEDVLDELEANELIKKSQPKVSLWFSRNNQLLQRMTMPHKMKKVMEKIDAIEKEGRTRLSLVPQEARGEGSRNNETLAANWNAAGMKTGMVGRGIEKEKIISLLLTSEEANQQDISIIPVVGLGGIGKTTLAESVLADKRVSVFDISIWVNVSMEFDLHKIGSVILKRMMDNTINLDNCDLQFHRLKKELATRRYLIVLDNLWEEDGNKLERLKEMLQHGRKGSCVIVTTRNLRIVQQLRTGFLANERKICPVPESEIIELDVLEPGDCWELMKQRAFGPDDDHTGFEKIGKQIAAKCGGLPLVANALGQVMSELRTVGAWEHIRDTKVVLDFQEEHQQETLESLMLSYYCMKKEFKMCFTYLAAFSKGFVMDSNRLIRQWNALGYINSRHDGQRCINYLLGMSFLRIPGSASVSPSALHFKTPPELVMHDLVHDLVSRIVVDDFIKLDATKSTSWNRPHYYRHAQLTNLKNDPKVFKYIPGKLRSLHFRDFGGMQLPKKAFSRCKYIRVLDLSGHSAKGQSAPSSVVLPSSISQLKLIRYLDATGLPIASLPKNFHTLQNMETLILSNSLLETLPDSICRLGKLCYLDLSGSSRLSKLPASLGELSQLFFLNLSGCFILQELPESICELTCLHHLNMSDCCALQKLPDKFGSLPKLSFLNLSSCSKLTKLPDNISLPCLEHLNLLSCHELENLPIDFGHLQKLEFLNLSGCYKVLMLPGSFCQLNHLKYLDLSDCHNLEKLPDCFGDLVELQYLNLTSCPKLRRLPESVCKLFKLRCLYLSYCLRLSELPSSFGNLKLQILHMNGLLYMYDCPDSIGDMTSLTQFVIDTATSKLLEKIPAIQKRLNLVGTVRHDIHEIGSRGCSSIVDLVGLTCSELILAGLQNVRHPEDADRVRLRDKSDIRLLKLLWENQEGKSVLDRLVPPRTLEHFQLLGYSSKDFPNWMFHISSYLPFLSELTLNGLEACDSLPPFGALPNLRMLCLKNIPNIRKIGKEFYGEGRPCMKLRVLTLKLMKNLVEWWTTKTSEENKEFLIPNLHFLFVVDCPKLKFLPYPPRSMNWGLSNSDTVLPERGFGNLSSYIHPSEIVLKSCSFSQDRWDSFQHFTTLENFYVYSISGLRTLPEVMRCFTSLTGLWLVSLNDLETLPVWLGQLGSLQLFHIHNCPKLTSLPESMKNLTALRKLRLLECKGREILPEWLGQLTSLEELFIRDCPSLTCLPESIQNLSALKLLRIVRCPSLIARCQGEDAHKICHISKVEFN is encoded by the exons ATGAGCGTGATTGCGGCTGCTGTGGGGAAGCAGGTCCTCGACAAGCTGGTCGGCGACCTCGGCGGCAAGCTTGGCGGCGAGCTGGGCAGCTACGTCCTGTCAGAGGTCACTTTGCAGTGGAGGTACAAAGACGACGTGTTCAAGTTGGGggagaagatgaaagatgtggaGGCCGTGCTGGGTGATGCCGATAAGAGGTCGCGTCGAGGAGGACGAGAAGACGGAAGAGTGTATGAGCGGTGGCTTACCAAGTTTAAGCGTGTGGCCTATGATGTGGAGGACGTGCTCGATGAGTTGGAAGCCAACGAGCTCATCAAGAAGAGCCAACCCAAG GTCAGCTTATGGTTTTCCAGAAACAATCAACTCCTGCAGCGAATGACCATGCCCCACAAGATGAAGAAGGTGATGGAAAAAATAGACGCAATTGAAAAGGAGGGCAGAACGAGGCTCAGTCTTGTGCCGCAGGAAGCAAGGGGAGAAGGGAGCAGAAACAATGAAACACTTGCAGCCAACTGGAATGCTGCTGGCATGAAAACTGGAATGGTGGGCAGGGGTATCGAGAAGGAGAAGATAATCAGCCTGCTACTCACAAGTGAAGAAGCTAACCAGCAGGATATCTCCATCATTCCAGTTGTCGGCCTCGGTGGCATAGGCAAGACAACATTGGCTGAATCAGTTCTTGCAGACAAGAGGGTCAGTGTCTTTGACATCTCAATATGGGTTAATGTGTCCATGgagtttgatttgcacaaaattgggAGTGTCATCCTGAAAAGAATGATGGATAACACTATCAACCTTGACAACTGTGATTTGCAGTTTCATCGTCTGAAAAAAGAACTTGCTACTAGAAGATACTTGATTGTTCTGGATAATCTCTGGGAAGAAGATGGAAATAAGCTTGAAAGGCTCAAGGAGATGTTACAGCATGGCCGAAAGGGCAGCTGTGTTATAGTAACTACCCGAAACCTACGCATAGTGCAACAATTGCGCACTGGTTTTCTTGCCAATGAGAGGAAAATTTGCCCAGTTCCTGAGTCTGAAATAATAGAGTTGGATGTTTTAGAACCTGGTGACTGTTGGGAATTAATGAAGCAAAGGGCATTTGGGCCTGATGATGACCATACTGGCTTTGAAAAAATTGGAAAGCAGATTGCAGCCAAGTGTGGAGGATTACCGCTCGTGGCAAATGCTCTTGGGCAAGTAATGTCAGAGCTGAGGACCGTGGGGGCATGGGAACATATAAGAGACACCAAGGTTGTTTTGGATTTTCAAGAAGAACATCAGCAGGAAACATTAGAGAGTCTAATGCTGAGCTATTACTGCATGAAGAAAGAATTCAAAATGTGTTTCACGTACTTGGCAGCCTTCTCCAAGGGCTTTGTCATGGACAGCAATCGTCTAATCCGGCAATGGAATGCACTTGGATACATTAATTCAAGGCATGATGGTCAAAGGTGCATCAACTACCTTTTGGGGATGTCCTTTCTTCGGATTCCAGGATCCGCTTCG GTTAGTCCAAGTGCATTGCATTTCAAAACTCCTCCAGAACTCGTCATGCATGATTTGGTGCATGATCTTGTGTCAAGAATTGTTGTTGATGACTTCATTAAGCTCGATGCTACCAAAAGCACAAGCTGGAACAGACCTCATTACTACCGGCATGCACAGTTAACCAACTTGAAGAATGATCCTAAGGTTTTCAAATATATTCCAGGCAAACTTAGATCCCTCCACTTTAGGGATTTTGGGGGGATGCAACTCCCGAAAAAGGCATTTTCTCGGTGCAAGTACATACGTGTCTTGGACCTAAGTGGACATTCAGCTAAAGGCCAATCAGCTCCAAGTAGCGTGGTGCTGCCATCTTCCATTAGTCAATTGAAGCTAATTCGGTATCTTGATGCCACAGGCTTGCCAATAGCATCACTTCCTAAGAATTTTCATACACTACAAAACATGGAAACTCTTATTCTATCAAATTCCTTGCTTGAAACCTTACCTGACAGTATTTGTCGCCTCGGCAAACTTTGCTATTTGGACCTATCTGGCAGTAGCAGGCTCAGTAAGCTGCCAGCATCACTAGGGGAGCTCTCTCAACTCTTTTTTCTCAATCTATCCGGATGTTTTATACTCCAAGAGTTGCCTGAATCAATCTGTGAGCTTACATGCTTACACCACCTAAACATGTCAGATTGTTGTGCTCTTCAAAAGCTCCCTGATAAATTTGGTAGCCTTCCTAAACTCTCCTTCTTAAACTTGTCAAGTTGTTCAAAGCTCACCAAACTACCTGACAATATAAGCCTTCCATGTTTAGAGCATCTGAACCTATTGAGTTGCCATGAGCTAGAAAACCTGCCAATTGATTTTGGCCACCTTCAGAaacttgagttcttgaacctctctgGTTGCTACAAGGTTTTAATGCTGCCAGGGTCATTTTGCCAACTTAATCATTTGAAGTACCTAGATCTTTCAGATTGTCATAACCTTGAAAAACTCCCTGACTGTTTTGGTGACCTCGTCGAGCTTCAGTATTTGAACCTAACAAGTTGTCCTAAACTCCGACGATTGCCTGAGTCAGTATGCAAGTTGTTTAAGCTGAGGTGTCTCTATTTGTCATACTGTCTGAGGCTCAGTGAGCTCCCCTCCTCATTTGGTAACCTTAAGCTTCAAATACTGCACATGAATGGCCTTCTATATATGTATGACTGCCCTGATAGCATTGGTGACATGACCAGTCTCACCCAGTTTGTGATTGATACTGCAACTTCTAAGCTGCTTGAGAAGATTCCAGCCATTCAAAAGCGTCTAAATCTCGTGGGCACAGTAAGGCATGACATACATGAGATAGGGAGCAGAGGATGCAGCAGTATAGTGGACCTTGTGGGATTGACTTGTTCAGAGCTGATACTTGCAGGGCTTCAAAATGTCAGGCATCCAGAAGATGCAGACAGAGTCAGACTGCGTGATAAATCGGATATTCGATTGCTTAAACTTCTCTGGGAAAACCAAGAAGGTAAATCAGTGCTGGACAGGCTCGTACCTCCTCGGACTCTTGAACACTTTCAGCTACTTGGGTATAGCAGCAAGGATTTCCCTAACTGGATGTTTCACATCTCGTCCTATCTCCCCTTTCTCAGCGAACTGACTCTTAATGGTTTGGAAGCATGTGATTCTCTTCCTCCATTCGGGGCACTGCCAAATTTAAGAATGTTGTGTCTGAAAAACATTCCCAATATTAGGAAAATCGGTAAGGAATTCTATGGAGAGGGTAGACCTTGTATGAAACTAAGAGTATTGACGCTGAAGTTGATGAAGAATTTGGTGGAATGGTGGACAACAAAGACAAGTGAAGAAAACAAAGAGTTCCTAATCCCCAATTTGCATTTTTTGTTTGTAGTGGACTGTCCAAAGTTGAAGTTCCTACCATATCCCCCAAGAAGTATGAATTGGGGTTTGAGCAACAGCGACACAGTTTTGCCAGAGCGAGGATTTGGAAACCTCTCCTCTTATATTCATCCTTCTGAGATCGTTCTGAAGAGCTGTAGTTTCTCTCAAGACAGGTGGGATAGTTTTCAACACTTTACCACCCTGGAGAATTTTTATGTATACTCCATCAGTGGCTTGAGGACTTTGCCAGAGGTCATGCGATGCTTCACTTCTCTCACTGGACTATGGTTGGTGTCGTTGAATGACCTGGAGACACTCCCGGTATGGTTGGGTCAGCTCGGTTCTCTACAGCTCTTTCACATCCACAATTGCCCTAAGCTGACATCTTTGCCCGAAAGCATGAAGAATCTCACCGCTCTTAGAAAACTGAGGTTGCTAGAGTGCAAAGGCCGGGAGATATTACCGGAATGGTTGGGACAGTTGACTTCTCTAGAAGAACTTTTCATCAGAGATTGTCCCAGCCTGACATGTTTGCCTGAAAGCATACAGAATCTCTCTGCTTTGAAGCTACTTAGAATTGTTCGATGTCCGAGTCTAATTGCGAGGTGCCAAGGGGAGGATGCCCACAAGATTTGTCACATCTCCAAAGTCGAATTCAACTGA
- the LOC123123988 gene encoding putative disease resistance protein RGA3 isoform X4 codes for MSVIAAAVGKQVLDKLVGDLGGKLGGELGSYVLSEVTLQWRYKDDVFKLGEKMKDVEAVLGDADKRSRRGGREDGRVYERWLTKFKRVAYDVEDVLDELEANELIKKSQPKVSLWFSRNNQLLQRMTMPHKMKKVMEKIDAIEKEGRTRLSLVPQEARGEGSRNNETLAANWNAAGMKTGMVGRGIEKEKIISLLLTSEEANQQDISIIPVVGLGGIGKTTLAESVLADKRVSVFDISIWVNVSMEFDLHKIGSVILKRMMDNTINLDNCDLQFHRLKKELATRRYLIVLDNLWEEDGNKLERLKEMLQHGRKGSCVIVTTRNLRIVQQLRTGFLANERKICPVPESEIIELDVLEPGDCWELMKQRAFGPDDDHTGFEKIGKQIAAKCGGLPLVANALGQVMSELRTVGAWEHIRDTKVVLDFQEEHQQETLESLMLSYYCMKKEFKMCFTYLAAFSKGFVMDSNRLIRQWNALGYINSRHDGQRCINYLLGMSFLRIPGSASVSPSALHFKTPPELVMHDLVHDLVSRIVVDDFIKLDATKSTSWNRPHYYRHAQLTNLKNDPKVFKYIPGKLRSLHFRDFGGMQLPKKAFSRCKYIRVLDLSGHSAKGQSAPSSVVLPSSISQLKLIRYLDATGLPIASLPKNFHTLQNMETLILSNSLLETLPDSICRLGKLCYLDLSGSSRLSKLPASLGELSQLFFLNLSGCFILQELPESICELTCLHHLNMSDCCALQKLPDKFGSLPKLSFLNLSSCSKLTKLPDNISLPCLEHLNLLSCHELENLPIDFGHLQKLEFLNLSGCYKVLMLPGSFCQLNHLKYLDLSDCHNLEKLPDCFGDLVELQYLNLTSCPKLRRLPESVCKLFKLRCLYLSYCLRLSELPSSFGNLKLQILHMNGLLYMYDCPDSIGDMTSLTQFVIDTATSKLLEKIPAIQKRLNLVGTVRHDIHEIGSRGCSSIVDLVGLTCSELILAGLQNVRHPEDADRVRLRDKSDIRLLKLLWENQEGKSVLDRLVPPRTLEHFQLLGYSSKDFPNWMFHISSYLPFLSELTLNGLEACDSLPPFGALPNLRMLCLKNIPNIRKIGKEFYGEGRPCMKLRVLTLKLMKNLVEWWTTKTSEENKEFLIPNLHFLFVVDCPKLKFLPYPPRSMNWGLSNSDTVLPERGFGNLSSYIHPSEIVLKSCSFSQDRWDSFQHFTTLENFYVYSISGLRTLPEVMRCFTSLTGLWLVSLNDLETLPVWLGQLGSLQLFHIHNCPKLTSLPESMKNLTALRKLRLLECKGREILPEWLGQLTSLEELFIRDCPSLTCLPESIQNLSALKLLRIVRCPSLIARTGEPLAKCRRGTGILQLGSSISTPDALCPLEVEVGTDDPGFLSIFSEAIVAAHLSIFAPGVLSLLQRRLTSLFRVAEPCKKSMRQSSRKWAIPRSSFFETKFSLGFSRSVF; via the exons ATGAGCGTGATTGCGGCTGCTGTGGGGAAGCAGGTCCTCGACAAGCTGGTCGGCGACCTCGGCGGCAAGCTTGGCGGCGAGCTGGGCAGCTACGTCCTGTCAGAGGTCACTTTGCAGTGGAGGTACAAAGACGACGTGTTCAAGTTGGGggagaagatgaaagatgtggaGGCCGTGCTGGGTGATGCCGATAAGAGGTCGCGTCGAGGAGGACGAGAAGACGGAAGAGTGTATGAGCGGTGGCTTACCAAGTTTAAGCGTGTGGCCTATGATGTGGAGGACGTGCTCGATGAGTTGGAAGCCAACGAGCTCATCAAGAAGAGCCAACCCAAG GTCAGCTTATGGTTTTCCAGAAACAATCAACTCCTGCAGCGAATGACCATGCCCCACAAGATGAAGAAGGTGATGGAAAAAATAGACGCAATTGAAAAGGAGGGCAGAACGAGGCTCAGTCTTGTGCCGCAGGAAGCAAGGGGAGAAGGGAGCAGAAACAATGAAACACTTGCAGCCAACTGGAATGCTGCTGGCATGAAAACTGGAATGGTGGGCAGGGGTATCGAGAAGGAGAAGATAATCAGCCTGCTACTCACAAGTGAAGAAGCTAACCAGCAGGATATCTCCATCATTCCAGTTGTCGGCCTCGGTGGCATAGGCAAGACAACATTGGCTGAATCAGTTCTTGCAGACAAGAGGGTCAGTGTCTTTGACATCTCAATATGGGTTAATGTGTCCATGgagtttgatttgcacaaaattgggAGTGTCATCCTGAAAAGAATGATGGATAACACTATCAACCTTGACAACTGTGATTTGCAGTTTCATCGTCTGAAAAAAGAACTTGCTACTAGAAGATACTTGATTGTTCTGGATAATCTCTGGGAAGAAGATGGAAATAAGCTTGAAAGGCTCAAGGAGATGTTACAGCATGGCCGAAAGGGCAGCTGTGTTATAGTAACTACCCGAAACCTACGCATAGTGCAACAATTGCGCACTGGTTTTCTTGCCAATGAGAGGAAAATTTGCCCAGTTCCTGAGTCTGAAATAATAGAGTTGGATGTTTTAGAACCTGGTGACTGTTGGGAATTAATGAAGCAAAGGGCATTTGGGCCTGATGATGACCATACTGGCTTTGAAAAAATTGGAAAGCAGATTGCAGCCAAGTGTGGAGGATTACCGCTCGTGGCAAATGCTCTTGGGCAAGTAATGTCAGAGCTGAGGACCGTGGGGGCATGGGAACATATAAGAGACACCAAGGTTGTTTTGGATTTTCAAGAAGAACATCAGCAGGAAACATTAGAGAGTCTAATGCTGAGCTATTACTGCATGAAGAAAGAATTCAAAATGTGTTTCACGTACTTGGCAGCCTTCTCCAAGGGCTTTGTCATGGACAGCAATCGTCTAATCCGGCAATGGAATGCACTTGGATACATTAATTCAAGGCATGATGGTCAAAGGTGCATCAACTACCTTTTGGGGATGTCCTTTCTTCGGATTCCAGGATCCGCTTCG GTTAGTCCAAGTGCATTGCATTTCAAAACTCCTCCAGAACTCGTCATGCATGATTTGGTGCATGATCTTGTGTCAAGAATTGTTGTTGATGACTTCATTAAGCTCGATGCTACCAAAAGCACAAGCTGGAACAGACCTCATTACTACCGGCATGCACAGTTAACCAACTTGAAGAATGATCCTAAGGTTTTCAAATATATTCCAGGCAAACTTAGATCCCTCCACTTTAGGGATTTTGGGGGGATGCAACTCCCGAAAAAGGCATTTTCTCGGTGCAAGTACATACGTGTCTTGGACCTAAGTGGACATTCAGCTAAAGGCCAATCAGCTCCAAGTAGCGTGGTGCTGCCATCTTCCATTAGTCAATTGAAGCTAATTCGGTATCTTGATGCCACAGGCTTGCCAATAGCATCACTTCCTAAGAATTTTCATACACTACAAAACATGGAAACTCTTATTCTATCAAATTCCTTGCTTGAAACCTTACCTGACAGTATTTGTCGCCTCGGCAAACTTTGCTATTTGGACCTATCTGGCAGTAGCAGGCTCAGTAAGCTGCCAGCATCACTAGGGGAGCTCTCTCAACTCTTTTTTCTCAATCTATCCGGATGTTTTATACTCCAAGAGTTGCCTGAATCAATCTGTGAGCTTACATGCTTACACCACCTAAACATGTCAGATTGTTGTGCTCTTCAAAAGCTCCCTGATAAATTTGGTAGCCTTCCTAAACTCTCCTTCTTAAACTTGTCAAGTTGTTCAAAGCTCACCAAACTACCTGACAATATAAGCCTTCCATGTTTAGAGCATCTGAACCTATTGAGTTGCCATGAGCTAGAAAACCTGCCAATTGATTTTGGCCACCTTCAGAaacttgagttcttgaacctctctgGTTGCTACAAGGTTTTAATGCTGCCAGGGTCATTTTGCCAACTTAATCATTTGAAGTACCTAGATCTTTCAGATTGTCATAACCTTGAAAAACTCCCTGACTGTTTTGGTGACCTCGTCGAGCTTCAGTATTTGAACCTAACAAGTTGTCCTAAACTCCGACGATTGCCTGAGTCAGTATGCAAGTTGTTTAAGCTGAGGTGTCTCTATTTGTCATACTGTCTGAGGCTCAGTGAGCTCCCCTCCTCATTTGGTAACCTTAAGCTTCAAATACTGCACATGAATGGCCTTCTATATATGTATGACTGCCCTGATAGCATTGGTGACATGACCAGTCTCACCCAGTTTGTGATTGATACTGCAACTTCTAAGCTGCTTGAGAAGATTCCAGCCATTCAAAAGCGTCTAAATCTCGTGGGCACAGTAAGGCATGACATACATGAGATAGGGAGCAGAGGATGCAGCAGTATAGTGGACCTTGTGGGATTGACTTGTTCAGAGCTGATACTTGCAGGGCTTCAAAATGTCAGGCATCCAGAAGATGCAGACAGAGTCAGACTGCGTGATAAATCGGATATTCGATTGCTTAAACTTCTCTGGGAAAACCAAGAAGGTAAATCAGTGCTGGACAGGCTCGTACCTCCTCGGACTCTTGAACACTTTCAGCTACTTGGGTATAGCAGCAAGGATTTCCCTAACTGGATGTTTCACATCTCGTCCTATCTCCCCTTTCTCAGCGAACTGACTCTTAATGGTTTGGAAGCATGTGATTCTCTTCCTCCATTCGGGGCACTGCCAAATTTAAGAATGTTGTGTCTGAAAAACATTCCCAATATTAGGAAAATCGGTAAGGAATTCTATGGAGAGGGTAGACCTTGTATGAAACTAAGAGTATTGACGCTGAAGTTGATGAAGAATTTGGTGGAATGGTGGACAACAAAGACAAGTGAAGAAAACAAAGAGTTCCTAATCCCCAATTTGCATTTTTTGTTTGTAGTGGACTGTCCAAAGTTGAAGTTCCTACCATATCCCCCAAGAAGTATGAATTGGGGTTTGAGCAACAGCGACACAGTTTTGCCAGAGCGAGGATTTGGAAACCTCTCCTCTTATATTCATCCTTCTGAGATCGTTCTGAAGAGCTGTAGTTTCTCTCAAGACAGGTGGGATAGTTTTCAACACTTTACCACCCTGGAGAATTTTTATGTATACTCCATCAGTGGCTTGAGGACTTTGCCAGAGGTCATGCGATGCTTCACTTCTCTCACTGGACTATGGTTGGTGTCGTTGAATGACCTGGAGACACTCCCGGTATGGTTGGGTCAGCTCGGTTCTCTACAGCTCTTTCACATCCACAATTGCCCTAAGCTGACATCTTTGCCCGAAAGCATGAAGAATCTCACCGCTCTTAGAAAACTGAGGTTGCTAGAGTGCAAAGGCCGGGAGATATTACCGGAATGGTTGGGACAGTTGACTTCTCTAGAAGAACTTTTCATCAGAGATTGTCCCAGCCTGACATGTTTGCCTGAAAGCATACAGAATCTCTCTGCTTTGAAGCTACTTAGAATTGTTCGATGTCCGAGTCTAATTGCGAG AACTGGGGAACCCTTGGCCAAGTGCAGGAGAGGAACTGGGATATTACAGCTGGGTAGTTCCATCTCGACGCCGGACGCCCTCTGCCCTTTGGAGGTGGAGGTGGGCACCGACGACCCCGGCTTCCTCAGCATCTTCTCTGAGGCCATTGTTGCCGCCCACCTCTCCATTTTTGCTCCCGGTGTTCTATCCCTGCTGCAGAGAAG GCTTACATCGCTGTTCCGGGTTGCTGAACCTTGCAAAAAGAGCATGAGGCAGAGCTCAAGGAAGTGGGCAATTCCAAGGAGCAGTTTCTTTGAGACCAAGTTCTCGCTGGGATTCTCAAGGAGCGTATTTTGA